DNA sequence from the Actinomycetota bacterium genome:
CCCCACCCCACCCGCCTCCGGCGGGGACGACGCCGAGGTCCTGGCCGCATGGGGGCTGCCGCCGGAGCGGGTCGAGCGCCTCCGCGCCGCCGGCGCGATCCCGCGGCGACCCTGACCGGCCACGCGGCCACCGGCCTACCAGTCGGCCTGCCAGCAGTCGCCGGCGAACGGCACCTTCTCGGGGCGGCCGTCGCGGACCACGTAGACGGTCGCCGGCCGTCCAGGAACCGCCAGGAGGTCGCCCCGCAGTCGCCGGCCGCCGGCAGTGGCGGTCGATGGCCCGGCGACGCATACCACTATCTCGCCGCAGGGGAGGGTGAGGTTCCCTTCTGGCCGAACTTCCTCAGGGGCCGCTGGGCGCCAGCTCCTCCAGCCGTTGCTGGAGGAACCGCCGCTCGGGCCCGTGGCGGGTCAGGGCGAGAGCGCGCTCGTAGGCGGCGCGGGCGTCGGCGGTCCGTCCCAGCCGTCGGAGCAGGTCGGCCCGGGTGGCGTGGGCCAGGGGGTAGGAGCCGAGCTGGCCGCCGTCGAGGAGGGCGTCGACCAGGGCCAGGCCGGACGCCGGGCCGTCGCGCACCGAGATGGCGGCGGCCCGGTTCAGCTCGACCACCGGCGAGGGGTCCACGGAGGCCAGGCGGTCGTACAGCCCGACGATCCGGTCCCAGTCGGTGGCCTCGGCGGTGGCCGCCCCGGCGTGGGTGGCGGCGATCGCCGCCTGGAGGGCGTAGGGACCGACCCGCCCCGATGACGCCGCCCGCCCGAGCAGCGCCGCTCCCTCGGCGACGCGGGCCTGGTCCCAGCGCGAGCGGTCCTGGTCGCCCAGCAGGACCAGGTCGGTGCCGCCGGCGGTCCGGGCGGCGCGGCGCGCGTCCTGGAGCAGCATCAGGGCGAGCAGCCCGAGCACCTCCGGCTCCGGGAGGAGCTCGGCCAGCAGCCGGCTGAGGCGGATCGCCTCGTCCGCCAGGTCGGCGCGGACCACCGCGTCCCCGGAGGCCGGCGCGTAGCCCTCGGTGAAGACCAGGTACACGACAGCCAGGACGGTGTCGAGGCGCTCCGGCAGCTCCTCGGGCGGCGGCACCTCGTAGGGGATGCCGGCGGCCCGGATCTTCGCCTTGGCGCGCACGATGCGCTGGGCCACGGTGGGTGGACCGGTCAGGAAGGCGCGGGCGATCTCCTCGGTGGTGAGGCCGCACACCTCGCGCAGGGTCATCGCCACCTGGGCGTCGGGCGGCAGCGCGGGATGGCAGCAGGTGAAGACGAGCCGCAGCCGGTCGTCCTCCAGGGTCTGGTCGTCCTGGTCGGCGGGGTCGGCGGCCACCCGGTCGTCGAGGCGCGCGGCCAGCTCCCCGAGCACCGCGTCGAACCTGGCCCGGCGTCGCAGCCGGTCGATGGCCTTGAAGCGCCCGGCCGAGATGAGCCAGGCACGCGGGTTCGCGGGGACGCCGTCCCGGGGCCAGCGCTCCGCCGCCGCCATGAAGGCGTCCTGCAATGCCTCCTCGGCCAGGTCGAAGTCGCCCAGCAGGCGGATCAGGGTGGCCAGCACCCGGCGCGACTCGGTCCGGTAGAGGCGGTCGATCCGCGCCCGCGGGTCGTCGGCGCCGCCGGAGCTCACCGGGGCGAGCGCTCCCGCAGCAGGTCGATGACGGGCCGCACCTCGATGCTGCCGAGACGCGCGCTGGGGAGCCGGCCGGCGATCCGGATCGCCTCGTTGAGGTCCCGGGCCTCGATGAGCACGAACCCGCCGAGCTGTTCGCGCGTCTCGGCAAAGGGGCCGTCGGTCGCCGAGAGCCTGCCGTCGCGCACCCGCACGGTGGCGGCCGCGTCCACCTGCTCCAGCGCCTGGGCGAGGACCAGGTGCCCGCTGGCAGCCAGCTCCTCGTTGGCGGCGAGCGTCTCGTCGATCAGCGTGTCGAGCTCGCCCTGCGACAGCTCGGCGAGCCTGGCCTCGTCGGCATAGACCAGGCAGAGGTATCTCATCGCGGTCTCCTGTCGATCCCGGCCGGCGGCGTTCGACAACCTAGCAGGAGAAAGGAGCACCGACATGGTGAACATGGTCACTTCCAGCGACGGGACCTCGATCGCGTTCGAGCGCATGGGCGCCGGCCCGCCGCTCGTCATGGTCGACGCCGCCGGCAGCTACCGGGACTTCCGCCCCCTGCGGCCGCCGGTCGAGCTGCTGTCCAGGCACTTCACCGTCTACCTCTACGACCGCCGCGGCCGGGGCGCCAGCGGCGACACCCAGCCGTACGCGGTCGAGCGCGAGGTCGACGACCTGGCGGCGCTGATCGCCGAGGCCGGCGGGTCGGCCTCGGTGTACGCCATGTCCTCCGGCGGGCTGCTCGCCCTGCACGCCGCCGCGAGCGGCCTCGCCATCCCGAAGCTGGCGCTGTTCGAGCCCCCGATCGAGGCC
Encoded proteins:
- a CDS encoding RNA polymerase sigma factor — its product is MSSGGADDPRARIDRLYRTESRRVLATLIRLLGDFDLAEEALQDAFMAAAERWPRDGVPANPRAWLISAGRFKAIDRLRRRARFDAVLGELAARLDDRVAADPADQDDQTLEDDRLRLVFTCCHPALPPDAQVAMTLREVCGLTTEEIARAFLTGPPTVAQRIVRAKAKIRAAGIPYEVPPPEELPERLDTVLAVVYLVFTEGYAPASGDAVVRADLADEAIRLSRLLAELLPEPEVLGLLALMLLQDARRAARTAGGTDLVLLGDQDRSRWDQARVAEGAALLGRAASSGRVGPYALQAAIAATHAGAATAEATDWDRIVGLYDRLASVDPSPVVELNRAAAISVRDGPASGLALVDALLDGGQLGSYPLAHATRADLLRRLGRTADARAAYERALALTRHGPERRFLQQRLEELAPSGP
- a CDS encoding YciI family protein — its product is MRYLCLVYADEARLAELSQGELDTLIDETLAANEELAASGHLVLAQALEQVDAAATVRVRDGRLSATDGPFAETREQLGGFVLIEARDLNEAIRIAGRLPSARLGSIEVRPVIDLLRERSPR